TCCCTCTCATAAAGATTTATTTTAGACAGCTTAAGACATCTCTCCTTATAAAAATGCGCTAACTGACGCTTAAATGTTATAATTTAGGGAGTCAGATTCTCCTTAATTACTCTGTATGCATTCTTCCATAGGACTTCTTCTTCATGTCCTTCTATCACCTTAGCCAACTCTTTAATCTTTAGCACGTTCTCAAATCCCTTAGGTGTTTCTTCTATACCTAAAAAATCTGTCCCTAATGCTACGTACTCCCATCCGAAAGACTCTCCTATGTACTTTATATTTTCGATTACTCCATTTATCGTTGGCTCCTTTAGTGTTGATACTATTGCTGTAACTCCGATAACTCCTTTAGTTTTGACAACTGCCTCGATCTCCTCATCATCTAAATTTCTCCTATGAATCTTAAGCTTACTAACATTTGCGTGAGATACTATTACCGGCTTCTTAGAAATTGACGTAACATCTAGGACAGTTCTCTTACCTGCGTGGGCTAAGTCAATTATAATCCCCAATTTGTTACTTAACTTAACTAATTCTTCCCCTTCTGAGGTTAACCCATAATCTTTTTTTGACATACATGAAGAGGCGAATTTATTATCATAGTTCCACGTTAACCCAAGGTTGTATACATGCAACTCCTTTAAAATATATAGGTCGTTATAGTCCCTTAATACATCAGCGCCTTCTAGAGAT
The nucleotide sequence above comes from Sulfolobus tengchongensis. Encoded proteins:
- a CDS encoding dipeptidase; this translates as MKLIDLHEDLAYSNQQGIDVINGNIQSSIKMLKEYDSLVFASIFPHVNTWDERSDELTALYGTPTRSTNFSLELFLDQVKFYYYLDRKNLARVVKSIDDVNIQGVKLLLSLEGADVLRDYNDLYILKELHVYNLGLTWNYDNKFASSCMSKKDYGLTSEGEELVKLSNKLGIIIDLAHAGKRTVLDVTSISKKPVIVSHANVSKLKIHRRNLDDEEIEAVVKTKGVIGVTAIVSTLKEPTINGVIENIKYIGESFGWEYVALGTDFLGIEETPKGFENVLKIKELAKVIEGHEEEVLWKNAYRVIKENLTP